The following is a genomic window from Acidimicrobiales bacterium.
CTCGACGGAACCGACCACGACAGCCACGAGGCCCAGGCCCGCATGATCCGTCGCTACATCGCCTGGCGGAACCGCAACGCCAGGGACGAGGCGCTACGTGAGCTCGTGAAGCGCGCAAACGTTGCCTGACGCGGCACTAGCCCGGGCTGCGTCGACGCCACCACGACCTCGGCTATCAGGACCGTGGTGCGGCCCTCCCGCACTACGGTCCTGAGCCATGGGTACCCTCGACGAGCAAGCGGTGCGGGACGCAGTTGCAGGCACGTCCTGGGAGGTGCGCGACGGACGGCTGGTGCTGGAGGTCACGCGCCGCGACTTCGCCGAGGCCATGGTGTTCGTGAACGCCGTGGCCGAGTTGGCCGAGCAGCGCAACCACCATCCCGACATCGCCGTCCACTGGAACACCGTCACGTTGACGCAGTGGTCGCACTCGGCAGGCGGCGTCACCGACGCCGACGTGGAACTGGCCCGGGAGATCGCCGCACTGGTGTGAGCCCGACGTAGCATGCCCTCGATGCA
Proteins encoded in this region:
- a CDS encoding 4a-hydroxytetrahydrobiopterin dehydratase, which codes for MGTLDEQAVRDAVAGTSWEVRDGRLVLEVTRRDFAEAMVFVNAVAELAEQRNHHPDIAVHWNTVTLTQWSHSAGGVTDADVELAREIAALV